The sequence ACCGGCCAACTGTAGTCCTCCCTGACGGTCGTCCGCGGCATATCGGGCACTACGGGTCCGCCGAACGCACATGATCCCGGCGCCGACGATCATGAGCGCGAGCCCGGCGAGGCACCGGTCGCCCAGCGAGAACGCCCACGGGCCGCTCGCCGCGACGTCGTCCCCGGCGTCGGCGACGACGAGCAGCGTCCCGGCGGCGGCCAGGCCGGCGCCGGTCCCCCGCGGCGGCGCGGGGCGGCGCGCGAGCAGGGGCACGGCGGCGAGCCCGAGGGCCAGGACGGCGGTGCCCGTCCAGTGGCCCGTCCAGCGCGGCGGGACGTACCGCGGCGGCGGGACGGCGATCGCGTGCTTGGGCAGCCGGACCCGGATCCTCATCCCCTCGTGCGGGGCGAGCGCGTTCTGGACGAAGTCGATGGCGTACGGGCCGTCGCGGTCGCGCAGGCACCGGGTCGTCACGCCGGGCGCGCCCGCCCGGCAGGTCGCGTGCCGCAGCGGCACCGGCGCCTGCACCCGGACCGCCGCGTTCCCGATGGGGACGTCCCAGTTCGTCCCGATCGCGTCCCACAGCAGGTCGTCGTGGTCGGCGCGCGGGGTGAACACGCGGCGCACCTCGTACTCGATCACGTAGGCCTGGCGGCCGCGGACCTCGCGGTGCCGGTCGCCGATGCTGATCTGCACGTCGTGCAGGAACCGGGTCGTGCGGACGCGGGCCGGCGCGCCGGTGGAGGAGCTGCTGCTGACGCCCCGGACCTCGTAGAGGCGGTCGCCGCGGCGGAACGGCACGTGCCGGACGATCCCGTGCTCCCCCGCCCGGTCGAAGTCGTAGGTGATCGTCTCCCGCACGTACAGCACGCCGTCGGTACCGATGGTGAGGACGACGTCGTAGGCCGGGATGCTCTCGCCGCGGTAGGCCGGCTCGGGAGGCGGCGCGACACCGGAGGCTCCGGGCGCGGGCTCGGCGCCCGCCTCCCGTCCGGCGCAGGCGGGCAGCCCGAGCACGAGGAACAGCAGCACACCCGCGATGATCGCGGAGCGCCGGACACGGCCAGGCACGTCGGGCATGTTTCCACCGTTGCCGTGATCGTGTCGGTGTAACGCCCCCGATCCGCCCGCCGGGTAAGCCCTTTGCCCCCTGCACGGACGGTCAGAGGAGCCTTGGACGCGTCCAGCGCCGGATCGGTTCGCCGAACCGCCGGATTCGGCCTGCCCCGGTCAGATGTGGCTCCCCGCCAAAAATCGCTGGTAAGGGGCTGCTAGGTTGTCGCTCGCTAACCCCCCAATTCGAACACGGAGGGACCTATGCGGCGAATCGCTGCAGTAGCCCTGACCGCCGGCACGCTGATGGCCGGCATGGCCGCCGTCGGCGCCCCCGCCGAAGCCGCCGCCACCGGCAGCTGGAAGCCGTACGACTCCTACAGCCACGTGGCCTCCTACGGGACCTACACCCGGAGCGGCGGCAGCACCTCCGTCACGGGCTACCTCCTCGACGACAAGACCAACGGCTGGACCTCCTGCGTGCGCTTCAAGTTCACCGAGGGCTCCAAGGTGTACTGGTCACGCTTCAAGATCATCGGCGTGACGTCCAGCGGCACCCGTTACAACTTCGACGGCAAGGCCAAAGTCAAGATCAGCGTGAAGTCGTCCTACGGCAGCCACATGTGGGTGCAGGAGTGCGGCCGGAACAAGAAGACCGGCAAGTACTACTACGGCAAGGGCAAGCAGATCTTCTGATCCGCCCCCCTTTCCGTCTGACGACACAGGCCCCGCCCGACCCGGCGGGGCCTTCGCGTTTCTCGGGCCGCGCCGCCTCCGGCACACCGGCCCAGATCGAACGGATCTTGCCGGCCCGCCCGTCAGTCGGTGCCGGGTTCGTCCTTGTGGAGGGACGGCTTGGGGTTCGGGGCAGGGGATTCCTGGAGGGGCTCAGAGGGCTCTTGAGGGGTCTGCGGAGGTTCTTCCTTGGTGAGGGAAGGCTTGGCCGCCTCGGCGGTGGAGGGGGCCTCTGCGGGCGTCTCGGGCTCGTCCTCTTCGGTGAGCAGGACGCCGACCACGGCGCGGATCTTGTCCTCGGGGACGGCGCCGGCGCGCAGGAGGCGGGGCACGGAGCCGGTCAGGTCGATGATCGTGGACGGGTCGGCGTGGCCGGCGGCGCCGCCGTCCAGGTAGACCGCGACCGAGTCGCCCAGCATCTTCTCGGCCTCGTCGACCGTGCGGGCGGCGGGGCGGCCGGACAGGTTCGCGCTGCTGACGGCGAGAGGGCCCGTCTCCTTGAGCAGTTGGACGGCGAGCTCGTGCATCGGCATCCGGATGGCGACGGTGCCCTTGGTCTCGCCGAGGTCCCACATGAGGTTGGGGTTGGCTCGGCAGACGAGGGTCAGCGCGCCAGGCCAGAACTCGTCGATGAGGTCCTGCCCGTAGGTGCCGAGGTCGTCCACGAGGGCCGTGGCGGCGCGGACGGAGCCGACCAGCACCGGCGGCGGCATCTCGCGGCCGCGGCCCTTGGCGTCCAGGAGGGCGGTCACGGCGGGCGGCATGAAGGCGTCCACGCCGACGCCGTACACGGTGTCGGTCGGCAGGACGATCAGCTCGCCGCGCCGGACGGCCGAGAAGGCCTCGGCGATCCCCCGGGTGCGCTCCATCGGCTCAGAGCAGTCGTAACGTCGGCTCACGGTCGCCCGTCTTCCCATCTGCACAGCGCTCGTCCGGTTTGGCACCGCCCAGGATAGCGGGGCTAGTCGGCGGCCAGACGCGCGGTGACGAAGCGGTCCCGGTTCGCCAGGTCGCGGCGGTTGCGCACGTCGCGCCAGCCGTGCTCCTCCGCGAAGACCCAGTAGACGCCGTTGCCCTGCAGATCGCTGTGCTCGACGGCCGCGTAGCCGCCGGGCCGCAGGAGGCGGCGGGCGGTGCGCTCCACCACGCGGATCGCGTCCAGGCCGTCGTCGCCGCCGCCCCACAGGGCGTCGGCGGGGTCGTGGTCGCGGACGTCGCGCGGGACGTACTCCCACTCGCTCATCGGGATGTACGGGGGGTTGCTGACGACGAGGTCGACGGTGCCGTCCAGCTCGGTGAGCGCGGCGGCGAAGTCGTCCAGGTGCAGGCGGACGCGGCCCCGCTCGTCCAGCTCCTCCACGTTGCGGGTCGCGTGGACGAAGGCGGTCGGGTCCTTCTCGACGGCGTGGACGCGGGCGCGGGGGGCCTCCAGCGCGATGGACAGCGCGATCGCGGCGGAGCCGGTGCCGAGGTCGACGACGAGGGGGTCGCGGACGTCCATGTCGCGCAGCGTCTCCAGTGCCCAGCCGACCATCACCTCGGTCTCCGGGCGCGGCACGAACACGCCGGGCCCGACCTTCATCTCCAGGTAGCGGAAGAACGCCCGGCCGGTGATGTGCTGCAGCGGCTCCCCCGCCTCGCGGCGCGCGACGAACTCCCAGAACCGGGCGTCGAACGCGCTGTCGGGGACGCCGTGCAGCTCCGAGCGCCGCACCCGGTGCACGGCCGCCGCGAGCTCCTCGGCGTCGGCGCGGGGCGAGGCGGCGCCCGCGTCGGCGAGCCGCGCGGTGGCCCTGGCGATCTCGTCGAGCAGCAGGTTCATGATCCTTGTGCTTCGGCCAGGCGGCGTTCCATCTCGGCGTCGACCAGCGCCTGGGTGACGTTCTGGAGGTCGCCGTCCAGCACCTGGTCGAGGTTGTAGGCCTTGTAGCCGACCCGGTGGTCGGAGATCCGGTTCTCCGGGTAGTTGTAGGTGCGCACCCGCTCGGAGCGGTCCACGGTGCGGACCTGGCTCTTGCGCTCGGCGGAGGCGGCCGCGTCGGCCTCCTCCTGCGCCATCGCCAGCAGCCGGGACCGCAGGATGCGCAGCGCCTGCTCCTTGTTCTGCAGCTGGCTCTTCTCGTTCTGGCAGGAGACGACGACGCCGGTCGGCAGGTGCGTGATGCGGACCGCGGAGTCGGTCGTGTTGACGCTCTGCCCGCCCGGCCCGGACGAGCGGTACACGTCGATGCGCAGGTCGTTCGGGTCGATCTGGACGTCGACGTCCTCGGCCTCGGGCGTCACCAGGACGCCGACGGCGCTGGTGTGGATGCGCCCCTGCGACTCGGTCGCGGGCACCCGCTGCACCCGGTGGACGCCGCCCTCGAACTTCAGCCGCGTCCAGACCCCGTCCTCCTGGGCGCCCCTGGCCTTCACCGCGACCGTGACGTCCTTGTATCCGCCGAGGTCGGAGGGGTGGGAGTCGAGGATCTCGGTCTTCCAGCCGACGCGCTCGGCGTAGCGGAGGTACATCCGCAGCAGGTCGCCGGCGAACAGCGCCGACTCCTCGCCGCCCTCACCCGCCTTGACCTCCAGGATGACGTCCTTGCCGTCGCTCGGGTCGCGCGGGACGAGCAGCCGCCGCAGCCGCTCCTCCAGTTCCGCGCGGCGCTTTCCGAGGTCCTCGGCCTCGGCGGCGAACGCGGCGTCCTCGCCGGCCAGCTCACGGGCGGTGCCGAGGTCGTCCTCGGTCGCGGACAGCTCGCGGTGCGTCTCGACGATCGGGCGCAGCTCCGCGTAACGCTTGCCGAGCTTGCGCGCCAGGCTCTGGTCGGCATGGACGGACGGGTCGGCGAGCCGTTCCTCGATGCCCGCGTATTCGCTGATCAGATCGTCGAGATTCACGCTGTGTCCTGGCCCGTTGCGGCGCGGGGACGGGCGCCCCCGCACCGGTTTCGGACGGCCCGGGAACCTGTGAGTCCCCGGGCCGCCCCTGATGTCCGCCGTGCGGTTCGCCCTACTTGTCGGC is a genomic window of Actinomadura citrea containing:
- a CDS encoding DUF2207 domain-containing protein, translating into MPDVPGRVRRSAIIAGVLLFLVLGLPACAGREAGAEPAPGASGVAPPPEPAYRGESIPAYDVVLTIGTDGVLYVRETITYDFDRAGEHGIVRHVPFRRGDRLYEVRGVSSSSSTGAPARVRTTRFLHDVQISIGDRHREVRGRQAYVIEYEVRRVFTPRADHDDLLWDAIGTNWDVPIGNAAVRVQAPVPLRHATCRAGAPGVTTRCLRDRDGPYAIDFVQNALAPHEGMRIRVRLPKHAIAVPPPRYVPPRWTGHWTGTAVLALGLAAVPLLARRPAPPRGTGAGLAAAGTLLVVADAGDDVAASGPWAFSLGDRCLAGLALMIVGAGIMCVRRTRSARYAADDRQGGLQLAGRDVN
- a CDS encoding L-threonylcarbamoyladenylate synthase, with the protein product MSRRYDCSEPMERTRGIAEAFSAVRRGELIVLPTDTVYGVGVDAFMPPAVTALLDAKGRGREMPPPVLVGSVRAATALVDDLGTYGQDLIDEFWPGALTLVCRANPNLMWDLGETKGTVAIRMPMHELAVQLLKETGPLAVSSANLSGRPAARTVDEAEKMLGDSVAVYLDGGAAGHADPSTIIDLTGSVPRLLRAGAVPEDKIRAVVGVLLTEEDEPETPAEAPSTAEAAKPSLTKEEPPQTPQEPSEPLQESPAPNPKPSLHKDEPGTD
- the prmC gene encoding peptide chain release factor N(5)-glutamine methyltransferase; this encodes MNLLLDEIARATARLADAGAASPRADAEELAAAVHRVRRSELHGVPDSAFDARFWEFVARREAGEPLQHITGRAFFRYLEMKVGPGVFVPRPETEVMVGWALETLRDMDVRDPLVVDLGTGSAAIALSIALEAPRARVHAVEKDPTAFVHATRNVEELDERGRVRLHLDDFAAALTELDGTVDLVVSNPPYIPMSEWEYVPRDVRDHDPADALWGGGDDGLDAIRVVERTARRLLRPGGYAAVEHSDLQGNGVYWVFAEEHGWRDVRNRRDLANRDRFVTARLAAD
- the prfA gene encoding peptide chain release factor 1, translated to MNLDDLISEYAGIEERLADPSVHADQSLARKLGKRYAELRPIVETHRELSATEDDLGTARELAGEDAAFAAEAEDLGKRRAELEERLRRLLVPRDPSDGKDVILEVKAGEGGEESALFAGDLLRMYLRYAERVGWKTEILDSHPSDLGGYKDVTVAVKARGAQEDGVWTRLKFEGGVHRVQRVPATESQGRIHTSAVGVLVTPEAEDVDVQIDPNDLRIDVYRSSGPGGQSVNTTDSAVRITHLPTGVVVSCQNEKSQLQNKEQALRILRSRLLAMAQEEADAAASAERKSQVRTVDRSERVRTYNYPENRISDHRVGYKAYNLDQVLDGDLQNVTQALVDAEMERRLAEAQGS